One genomic segment of Bdellovibrionales bacterium includes these proteins:
- a CDS encoding HAMP domain-containing histidine kinase yields MLIWVIVCQLVFYFIQHNHGLDLSRALQSQFRSDLFSSDFEYLLRSVGDLEKLATIRCPVVEQIEPRRRILLDLSFRGDCIQNSWLLSGGQFSAKVRAINNDLFVVSFSTRNQIVFLWGLWAMRLGGLIFFSTIYFVQRLRNVQNDQLAKLRLEAAQTLTSLAAQVSHDIRSPLSALNLAVSTLQGWPDMLEEQRHLIRKATQRINDIANDLLNKSKVPDFGIPAVGVPDDSGPNIVGKRVEVVGPSGPSGRSGPSEPSDPILIADLLDSVIREKRLQFCENPNLEIHLDLREGFGFFAVISAVELSRVISNLINNSVEASVNSGRITIAVRRYADQGQGAIVVSDQGRGISPEVLERIRAWGPSMSDHILRIGGPQIGTGLGLHHARQTLARAGGEFSIHSREGVGTIVTLLLPCTEEPRWFARRIKVPQGAVVVSVDDDPSIHQIWAMRLSSAERSKSPHIILYSKASAMKWILEHRDLDCVYLIDFEFLGEPGDGLDLIAEAGIAAQSILVTSRYEEPHVRSRSLALGVRLLPKSLAAFVPLSFFNRVQNDTESDKAIEKSPIFS; encoded by the coding sequence GTGATTTGGAAAAGCTTGCGACGATACGATGTCCAGTCGTTGAGCAGATTGAACCTCGCCGTCGTATTTTGCTTGATTTGAGTTTTCGCGGGGACTGTATACAAAATTCATGGTTGCTGAGTGGGGGCCAATTTTCAGCGAAGGTTCGCGCGATTAACAATGATCTTTTTGTCGTGAGTTTTTCGACTCGCAATCAGATCGTATTTTTATGGGGCCTATGGGCGATGCGCCTTGGCGGTTTGATTTTTTTTAGCACCATCTACTTTGTTCAAAGGCTGAGAAATGTGCAGAACGATCAATTGGCCAAACTCAGGCTTGAGGCCGCGCAGACATTGACCTCGCTTGCGGCCCAGGTTTCTCATGATATTCGGTCGCCCCTTTCTGCGCTCAATTTGGCGGTGAGCACTTTACAGGGATGGCCCGATATGCTCGAGGAACAGAGACATTTGATTCGAAAGGCCACACAGCGGATCAACGATATTGCCAACGATCTGCTGAACAAAAGCAAAGTTCCGGATTTCGGAATTCCTGCGGTTGGAGTGCCAGACGATTCAGGGCCGAATATTGTCGGAAAGCGAGTCGAGGTTGTAGGGCCGTCGGGGCCGTCAGGGCGGTCAGGGCCGTCGGAGCCGTCAGACCCGATTTTGATTGCAGATCTTCTTGATTCCGTTATTCGGGAAAAGCGCCTTCAGTTTTGCGAGAATCCGAATTTAGAAATTCATCTGGATTTGAGAGAGGGATTTGGATTCTTTGCCGTCATCAGTGCCGTCGAATTGTCTCGTGTGATTTCAAATCTCATCAACAACTCGGTTGAGGCATCGGTGAATAGCGGACGAATCACAATTGCTGTTCGGCGATATGCAGATCAGGGGCAAGGAGCGATTGTTGTTTCGGATCAGGGGAGAGGCATAAGTCCTGAGGTTTTAGAGAGAATAAGAGCGTGGGGACCCTCGATGAGTGATCATATCTTGCGAATTGGAGGGCCGCAGATAGGAACGGGATTGGGACTTCATCATGCCCGCCAAACTCTGGCGCGAGCGGGCGGGGAATTTTCGATTCATTCCCGGGAGGGAGTCGGGACGATCGTGACACTTTTGCTGCCCTGTACTGAGGAGCCTCGCTGGTTTGCTCGTCGCATAAAGGTGCCACAGGGAGCCGTTGTGGTTTCGGTCGACGACGACCCCTCCATTCACCAGATCTGGGCGATGCGTCTCTCAAGCGCTGAACGCTCAAAGAGTCCGCACATTATTCTTTATTCAAAGGCCTCAGCCATGAAGTGGATTTTGGAGCATCGGGATCTTGATTGTGTTTACCTGATTGATTTTGAATTTCTCGGTGAACCTGGAGATGGTCTTGACCTCATTGCAGAGGCGGGAATTGCAGCTCAATCTATATTAGTGACCTCGAGATATGAAGAACCTCACGTCCGATCGCGATCTTTGGCTCTCGGAGTTCGCCTCTTACCCAAGAGCCTAGCGGCTTTCGTGCCTTTGTCTTTTTTTAACCGAGTTCAAAATGACACCGAATCGGACAAGGCGATTGAGAAATCGCCCATTTTCTCTTAA
- a CDS encoding DUF4258 domain-containing protein: protein MRLDQREVTVLEMEQAIARGHHEKRKDEYKTEHKCWNYSIRGKTVDARELRVAVSLDKNSGLLIVTVIDLAK, encoded by the coding sequence TTGAGATTAGATCAACGCGAGGTAACCGTCTTAGAGATGGAACAAGCGATTGCAAGGGGACACCACGAAAAGCGCAAGGATGAATACAAGACTGAGCACAAATGTTGGAATTATTCAATTCGGGGTAAAACCGTCGATGCAAGAGAACTGCGAGTGGCCGTGTCCTTGGACAAGAATTCTGGATTGTTGATTGTTACTGTTATTGATTTGGCTAAATAG
- a CDS encoding ATP-binding protein: MDRYLKAALLKDLSKKIVIITGPRQVGKTTLSKALLRDFDYYNYDNPQDRKRIHQSDVDFSYRPLILDELHKMRQWKRWLKGHFDTRTAIHPILVTGSARIDTYKKVGDSLAGRYYQFRLLPLDVKELVEVSHAEPQKALESIFQLSGFPEPLLSNDVREYRRWRSSHLDIILRQDLLESGSIKSIRSIELLVELMAERVGSLISYNSLREDLGTDDKTVKRWFDELENSYVFFRVTPYSKKINRAVSKAPKYYFFDIPRVVNEGARFENLVALSIYKEILYRKDVLGEDYSLHFLRNKNQNEVDFLICHEKRPLMMVEVKLSDKNLENSFHIFEKGLGVISKIILVKNLDRNFTLKTGIQVLQASRWLEKMDF, translated from the coding sequence ATGGATAGATATTTAAAAGCAGCTCTTCTAAAGGATCTTTCTAAAAAAATTGTGATCATCACAGGACCACGGCAAGTTGGAAAAACAACTCTGTCTAAGGCTCTACTGAGAGATTTTGATTATTACAATTATGACAACCCTCAAGATCGAAAAAGAATTCATCAAAGTGACGTTGATTTTAGCTACCGACCTCTGATTCTCGATGAACTTCACAAGATGCGCCAATGGAAACGATGGCTCAAAGGCCATTTCGACACTCGAACCGCTATCCATCCAATCTTGGTCACTGGTAGCGCCCGTATCGACACTTATAAGAAAGTTGGAGATTCGTTGGCTGGGCGATATTACCAATTCCGACTTCTTCCCTTAGATGTGAAGGAACTTGTAGAAGTCTCTCATGCTGAGCCTCAGAAGGCCTTAGAGTCAATTTTTCAGTTAAGTGGATTTCCCGAGCCTCTTTTATCAAACGATGTTCGTGAATACAGAAGATGGAGGAGCTCTCACCTAGATATTATTTTGCGACAAGATCTACTCGAGAGCGGTTCCATTAAAAGTATACGTTCAATAGAACTATTGGTGGAACTCATGGCCGAACGAGTTGGAAGCCTTATCAGCTACAACTCTCTGAGGGAAGATCTCGGCACTGATGATAAGACAGTAAAACGGTGGTTTGACGAGCTGGAAAACTCCTATGTATTTTTTAGGGTGACCCCCTATTCTAAAAAAATAAATCGTGCCGTCAGCAAAGCCCCCAAATACTATTTTTTCGATATTCCAAGAGTCGTCAATGAAGGGGCACGATTTGAGAACTTAGTTGCGCTGTCTATTTACAAAGAAATCCTCTATCGGAAAGACGTTTTGGGTGAAGACTATTCCTTGCATTTCCTTAGAAATAAGAACCAAAATGAAGTAGATTTCCTGATCTGTCACGAGAAACGTCCCTTAATGATGGTTGAAGTCAAACTTTCAGATAAGAACCTTGAAAATTCTTTTCACATTTTCGAAAAGGGACTTGGGGTAATCTCCAAAATAATACTTGTTAAAAACCTAGACCGCAATTTCACGCTAAAAACCGGCATTCAGGTTTTGCAAGCCAGTAGATGGTTAGAAAAAATGGATTTTTAA
- a CDS encoding nucleotidyltransferase domain-containing protein → MKPPIVGLKSEEWSFIKKNLERFLNKGSTVYFFGSRHRGDHKPYSDLDISIHTPKEGKLDRAWFGALEDIFADSDIPYKIDLSDYDSLDEKFQEHIRNNSVQISIY, encoded by the coding sequence GTGAAGCCTCCCATCGTCGGTCTCAAGAGTGAGGAGTGGTCTTTCATTAAGAAGAACCTTGAAAGATTTTTGAATAAGGGAAGTACCGTTTATTTCTTCGGTAGTCGCCACCGAGGGGACCACAAACCTTATTCAGATTTGGATATCAGCATCCATACACCAAAAGAAGGAAAATTAGATCGTGCTTGGTTTGGCGCCCTTGAAGACATTTTCGCCGATAGTGATATTCCTTACAAAATTGATCTTTCAGACTATGACTCACTTGACGAGAAATTCCAGGAACACATCAGGAATAATTCCGTGCAGATTTCTATTTACTGA
- a CDS encoding nucleotidyltransferase substrate binding protein, translating to MLSWKTLKRYFSWNQNLDESNIRNLFREAGKQRFIQSVEQWFEFHRSRNKTNHIYSEKVAEEVYETAKEFLPEVEFLQSQLERVLKS from the coding sequence TTGCTTTCTTGGAAAACTCTAAAAAGATACTTCTCTTGGAACCAAAACCTCGATGAATCGAATATTAGAAATCTTTTTAGAGAGGCCGGAAAACAGAGATTCATTCAGTCAGTCGAACAGTGGTTTGAGTTTCACAGAAGCCGCAATAAAACGAACCATATTTACTCTGAAAAAGTCGCTGAAGAGGTTTATGAAACAGCAAAGGAATTTTTACCAGAAGTCGAATTCCTTCAGTCCCAACTTGAAAGGGTCCTGAAGTCGTGA
- a CDS encoding exopolysaccharide biosynthesis polyprenyl glycosylphosphotransferase, with the protein MSNRFSPAPFYKLVLLALDCLGFYAAFQVAYYLRLGGWVSPEVLVKLSPCLLLTLVLMYIFDVYKLQDRLHFFRDLLRLTLALAISGATVILGAYLFGMKGFGGLTGRGVLLGAYVIFAIWSGVWRVILHARVKGLEQKSRWLVIGTRDYLQHFLRDYEKSSHDVQLVCLTEQWSDFEMRLTGIDTDTDAGTDTRLFEKYVKGTWVEVASRLKEEWRGIVIATGQRIPEDLVGQLMSARFHGTHIYDLSDFYEIVWRKVPVYYLEGSWFALSQGFHLLHNPIGLRLKRVGDIFCAAVILVLGFPLMAFSAFVVWITSGGPVIYTQERCGLNGEGFTIYKFRSMKVDAEKDGGAKWAQKSDARVTSWGRFMRAARIDELPQIWNIFRGDMSFIGPRPERPEFIKDLINKIPYYNFRHLVRPGLSGWAQVMYPYGANVEDAKEKLQYELFYIKNYSVLLDLLVILKTATVVMFGKGR; encoded by the coding sequence ATGTCCAATCGATTTTCGCCTGCTCCATTTTATAAGCTGGTACTTCTTGCTCTCGATTGTTTGGGATTTTACGCGGCTTTTCAGGTGGCCTACTATCTTCGCTTGGGAGGTTGGGTCAGCCCGGAAGTTCTTGTGAAGTTGTCTCCTTGCCTGCTTTTGACTCTTGTTCTGATGTACATCTTTGATGTCTACAAACTCCAAGACAGGTTGCACTTTTTTCGAGATCTCCTTCGGTTGACACTGGCTCTTGCAATTTCGGGTGCGACAGTTATTTTGGGCGCCTACTTATTTGGAATGAAGGGCTTTGGTGGCTTAACCGGCCGGGGTGTTTTGCTCGGTGCCTACGTTATCTTTGCGATTTGGTCTGGTGTGTGGCGAGTGATTCTGCACGCGCGAGTGAAGGGTCTCGAGCAAAAATCCCGTTGGCTTGTGATCGGCACACGCGATTACCTTCAACATTTTTTGCGCGACTACGAGAAGTCCTCTCATGATGTTCAATTGGTGTGTTTGACCGAGCAGTGGTCTGATTTTGAAATGAGACTTACAGGCATAGACACAGACACGGACGCAGGCACAGACACTCGACTTTTCGAAAAATATGTGAAGGGCACCTGGGTAGAGGTTGCTTCGCGTCTTAAGGAAGAATGGCGTGGTATTGTGATTGCCACCGGTCAGCGGATTCCAGAAGATTTGGTTGGTCAATTGATGAGTGCCCGGTTTCACGGAACTCATATCTACGATCTGTCAGATTTTTACGAAATAGTCTGGCGAAAAGTGCCGGTCTATTATCTTGAGGGGAGTTGGTTTGCGTTAAGTCAAGGCTTTCATCTTCTTCACAATCCGATCGGTCTTCGACTCAAGCGCGTGGGCGATATATTCTGCGCGGCTGTCATCTTGGTTTTGGGATTTCCTCTTATGGCATTTTCTGCGTTTGTGGTGTGGATCACCAGTGGGGGTCCTGTCATATACACTCAAGAGCGCTGTGGGCTCAATGGCGAAGGGTTCACAATTTATAAGTTTCGTTCGATGAAAGTTGACGCCGAAAAGGATGGCGGTGCCAAGTGGGCTCAGAAAAGTGATGCCCGCGTGACCTCTTGGGGTCGGTTTATGCGTGCGGCCCGCATTGATGAACTACCACAAATTTGGAACATTTTTCGTGGTGATATGAGTTTTATCGGCCCAAGGCCCGAGAGGCCCGAGTTTATCAAAGATCTCATCAATAAAATCCCCTATTATAATTTTCGTCACCTTGTTCGTCCGGGGCTCAGCGGTTGGGCCCAGGTGATGTATCCTTACGGAGCCAATGTCGAAGACGCGAAAGAGAAACTCCAATACGAGCTCTTTTACATAAAAAACTATTCAGTCTTACTTGATTTATTGGTGATCCTTAAAACCGCAACAGTGGTCATGTTTGGCAAGGGACGTTGA